The genomic stretch AACGCCATTGGCGCCTCGTCGTACAGGCCCTGGTTGTTGACCATGAGGACGCACAGCCCCAGCAGCAGCGTGGCCACCGTCAGCCCGACCGCATGCATTGTCCGGGCGCGCTGGTTCCAGTGCATCGCCAGCGCCAGCGACAAGACAATCACCATCTCCAGTCCGGCACTGCGGTAGCGCCCGAAAACAAGGTTCATCACGATCAGCAGGCCAAACACCGCCATGAGCACCCACAGCAGCTGCTGCAGGCGTCGCTGCCGCAGCCACGCGAGGCCCGCGGCATGCGACATGTCCATGGATGCGGGCAATGACTGGGGCATGCTGCCGGATGCACTTTGCGATTAGTGGCGACAGGCTAGCAGCCCCTCCGGGCCCAAGCACGGGCTAAGATCCGGGCATGCGCCGATTCCTGCTCTTGCTCCCGGCCTGCCTGCTGGCCGCTTCCTGCGCGCACGTCGAGGCGCCTTCCCGCAACCCGCTGGCCGAATGGGTGCCATCGCCCAACCTCGACCAGCGCCGGCCGGTGGTGATCGTCATCCACGCCACCGAGCAGGCTTCCGCACAGCAGAGCCTGGACACCCTGCGCACCGCCAACCGCCACGGACCGGTCAGTTCGCACTACCTCATCGGCGACGACGGCCGGCTCTATCAGCTGGTGGCCGACAGCGAGCGCGCCTGGCACGCCGGCGGCGGCCGCTGGGGCACGCTGACCGACCTCAATTCCACGTCGATCGGGATCGAGATCGACAACGAGGTGGGCGAACCGTTCACCGAAGCGCAGGTGGCCACCCTGCTGCGACTGCTGGACGATCTCACCAGCCGGCTGTCGATCCCGAAGACGCAGGTGATCGCCCATGCCGACCTCGCCCCCACGCGCAAACGCGACCCCGGCGCGCTGTTCCCGTGGCAGCGCCTGGCCGACGCCGGTTACGGGCTGTGGCCGCAGGGTGAACTGGTCGATCCGCCTGCCGGCTTCGACCCGTGGCTGGCGATGGCGGCGATCGGCTACCCGCTGGAGGACCGTGCCGCCGCGGTGCGCGCCTTCCACCGCCACTACCGCGGCCGAGACGACGGCGACGATCCGGCGGCGGCATTCGATGCGCAGGACCTGCGCATCCTGTACGCACTGTCCGCGCTCCGACTGGGGCAGTGATCAGCCCCGGGGGCGCAGCAGCGGATAGGGATTGAGCGCGACGCCCTCCCACCAGCGCCGCTCGGGACCCAGCGCGAACACGGCGAAATGCAGGTGGGGAGCCTGCGGATTCGCGTTGCCGGTGCTGCCGACGTAACCGATCACCTGCCCGCGCCGCAGCAGCTGCCGTTCGGCGATCCCGGGCGCATAGCCCTGCAGGTGCGCGTAATAGTAGGCATGCGTGCGCTCCGGGTTGAACTGGTACAGCGTCGTGCCGCCACGGCGGCTTTCGAACAGTTTTTCCACGGTGCCGTCGGCCACCGCGATCACCGGAGTTCCGGCCGGCGCCATGATGTCGATGGCGTCGTGCATGCCGCCGCTGCCGCGCGCATCGGTGAAGGTGTCGTGCAGCTGCTCCGCGCTGACGCCCTGCACGGGCACCAGCAGGCCGTCGGCAGGCCCCGACGTTGACGCCTCGCCCGGCGACGCCAGCGGGACGGTGGTCGCTGCCCGCGGCGGATCGATCGCAGCACTGGCAGGCGTGGAGGCCACCTCTGCCACGGGGCCAGGCC from Thermomonas sp. XSG encodes the following:
- a CDS encoding M23 family metallopeptidase encodes the protein MNAVRAARRTRRQLRALMFLAFALGSIGVACRREAPPPPVAGPGPVAEVASTPASAAIDPPRAATTVPLASPGEASTSGPADGLLVPVQGVSAEQLHDTFTDARGSGGMHDAIDIMAPAGTPVIAVADGTVEKLFESRRGGTTLYQFNPERTHAYYYAHLQGYAPGIAERQLLRRGQVIGYVGSTGNANPQAPHLHFAVFALGPERRWWEGVALNPYPLLRPRG
- a CDS encoding N-acetylmuramoyl-L-alanine amidase → MRRFLLLLPACLLAASCAHVEAPSRNPLAEWVPSPNLDQRRPVVIVIHATEQASAQQSLDTLRTANRHGPVSSHYLIGDDGRLYQLVADSERAWHAGGGRWGTLTDLNSTSIGIEIDNEVGEPFTEAQVATLLRLLDDLTSRLSIPKTQVIAHADLAPTRKRDPGALFPWQRLADAGYGLWPQGELVDPPAGFDPWLAMAAIGYPLEDRAAAVRAFHRHYRGRDDGDDPAAAFDAQDLRILYALSALRLGQ